One window of Curtobacterium sp. 458 genomic DNA carries:
- a CDS encoding glycosidase, with protein sequence MTRTVPAAEFPYALERVGLVMEPLADEPLEAEGVLNPGSGYGPDGELYLLPRLVADGNVSRIGIARVVVEDGVPTGVERQGVVLEPERSWEVGAVNAGVEDPRTTWVSALDLHVMTYVAYGPLGPHTAIAVSSDLRTWQRLGPVRFGYDDALDVDLSMYFNKDCVFLPEPVTAPDGTETLAVLHRPGWDLSEIRPSEGLHPPGWVEDTRPSIWISFVPLDRVRADVGALAEWRGHRVLAGPTEAWEELKIGAGPAPIRVPEGWLLLHHGVTGELVGSLAQQQNVNYAAGGMILDAERPWEVLVRTAEPLMTADTDDERSGIVPNVVFPTAVEEIDGVHHVFYGMADSKIGVARLVRR encoded by the coding sequence ATGACCCGGACCGTGCCGGCAGCCGAGTTCCCGTACGCCCTCGAACGGGTCGGTCTCGTGATGGAACCGCTGGCCGACGAGCCGCTCGAGGCCGAGGGCGTGCTCAACCCGGGCAGCGGGTACGGACCGGACGGCGAGCTCTACCTGCTCCCCCGGCTCGTGGCGGACGGCAACGTCTCCCGCATCGGCATCGCCCGGGTCGTCGTCGAGGACGGCGTCCCGACCGGTGTCGAACGGCAGGGTGTCGTGCTCGAGCCCGAACGGTCGTGGGAGGTCGGCGCGGTGAACGCCGGCGTCGAAGACCCGCGGACCACGTGGGTGTCGGCGCTCGACCTGCACGTGATGACCTACGTGGCCTACGGACCGCTCGGGCCCCACACCGCCATCGCCGTGTCGAGCGACCTCCGGACGTGGCAGCGCCTCGGGCCGGTGCGGTTCGGGTACGACGACGCACTCGACGTCGACCTCTCGATGTACTTCAACAAGGACTGCGTGTTCCTGCCGGAGCCCGTCACGGCCCCGGACGGCACCGAGACCCTCGCGGTGCTGCACCGGCCGGGCTGGGACCTGTCGGAGATCCGGCCGTCCGAGGGGCTGCACCCGCCGGGCTGGGTCGAGGACACCCGTCCGTCGATCTGGATCTCGTTCGTGCCGCTCGACCGGGTCCGTGCGGACGTCGGGGCGCTCGCCGAGTGGCGCGGGCACCGGGTCCTCGCCGGGCCGACGGAAGCGTGGGAGGAGCTCAAGATCGGCGCGGGGCCGGCCCCGATCCGGGTACCGGAGGGCTGGCTCCTGCTCCACCACGGTGTCACGGGCGAGCTCGTCGGCTCGCTCGCGCAGCAGCAGAACGTGAACTACGCCGCCGGGGGCATGATCCTCGACGCCGAACGCCCGTGGGAGGTGCTCGTCCGGACGGCCGAGCCGCTCATGACCGCGGACACTGACGACGAACGGTCCGGCATCGTGCCGAACGTCGTGTTCCCCACCGCCGTCGAGGAGATCGACGGCGTCCACCACGTCTTCTACGGCATGGCGGACTCCAAGATCGGCGTCGCACGACTCGTGCGGCGCTGA
- a CDS encoding carbohydrate ABC transporter permease, translated as MDGVQLTRGQAALRFVVLLAGALLFLFPFWYMVIGSLQREPDTSVAGAFPNPANIDLHNYAQIDSRVDLLQGLVNSGIFTAGVVLCTVVFGVLAGYALSVLQWKGRGVTFALALLVQVVPFQLLMIPLYVLIARDYGLSDNYLGMILPFAINSAAVVIFRQYFLQVPQEIFDAARIDGAGELRVLWSVALPLIRPALVTVVLVTFIGPWNEFLWPFLITKEASMQPLAVSLANYISNVASSTANPYGAILAGAVVLAAPVVVLFIVFQRWFIATDIGSGVKG; from the coding sequence ATGGACGGGGTGCAGCTGACCCGCGGCCAGGCCGCGCTGCGCTTCGTCGTGCTGCTCGCCGGTGCGCTGCTCTTCCTGTTCCCGTTCTGGTACATGGTGATCGGCTCGCTCCAGCGCGAGCCGGACACCTCCGTGGCCGGTGCGTTCCCGAACCCCGCGAACATCGACCTGCACAACTACGCACAGATCGACTCCCGTGTGGACCTGCTGCAGGGCCTCGTGAACTCGGGCATCTTCACGGCCGGGGTGGTGCTCTGCACGGTCGTGTTCGGTGTCCTCGCCGGGTACGCGCTGTCGGTGCTGCAGTGGAAGGGCCGCGGCGTGACGTTCGCACTCGCGCTGCTCGTGCAGGTCGTGCCGTTCCAGCTGCTGATGATCCCGCTGTACGTCCTCATCGCCCGTGACTACGGCCTGAGCGACAACTACCTCGGGATGATCCTGCCGTTCGCGATCAACTCCGCCGCGGTGGTGATCTTCCGGCAGTACTTCCTGCAGGTCCCGCAGGAGATCTTCGACGCCGCCCGCATCGACGGCGCCGGGGAGCTCCGGGTGCTCTGGAGCGTCGCGCTCCCCCTCATCCGACCGGCGCTCGTCACCGTCGTGCTGGTCACGTTCATCGGGCCGTGGAACGAGTTCCTCTGGCCGTTCCTCATCACGAAGGAAGCCTCCATGCAACCGCTCGCCGTGTCCCTGGCGAACTACATCTCGAACGTCGCGTCCTCGACCGCGAACCCGTACGGCGCGATCCTCGCCGGCGCGGTGGTGCTCGCTGCCCCGGTCGTCGTGCTGTTCATCGTGTTCCAGCGCTGGTTCATCGCGACCGACATCGGGTCGGGGGTGAAGGGCTGA